Proteins encoded in a region of the Desertifilum tharense IPPAS B-1220 genome:
- a CDS encoding GNAT family N-acetyltransferase, with product MDVSVRLLQESELQEADRIFRLAFGTFIKLADPMQFCGDAGYFHHRWKTDPSAAFAAEVDGQLVGSIIAVNWGSFGYFGPLSVHPDFWGQGVAKQLVGAACDRFKAWNNQQTGLFTFPNSPLHHGLYQKFGFWPHYLTMVMGKTVNSHQAVSNEAQFSQLTPSQQQECLQACRELTDSLYLGLDVSGEIQIVSSLNLGDTLLLWDESGLAGFAVCHWGAGTEAGSDTCYVKFGAVRPGRQAGDRFEQLLNLCEAVTATQGLSRLVAGVNSGRQAAYQQMFNQGFRTEVTGVTMLQPHDGGYNRPDIFALDDWR from the coding sequence ATGGATGTCAGCGTGCGTCTACTGCAAGAAAGCGAACTTCAGGAAGCCGATCGCATTTTCCGTTTGGCGTTTGGTACCTTTATTAAACTTGCCGATCCCATGCAATTTTGTGGGGATGCAGGATATTTTCATCATCGCTGGAAAACAGACCCTAGTGCGGCTTTTGCGGCAGAAGTTGACGGTCAATTGGTGGGTTCTATTATTGCTGTGAATTGGGGGAGTTTTGGCTATTTCGGCCCGTTAAGCGTTCATCCCGACTTTTGGGGACAAGGAGTCGCCAAACAGCTTGTGGGGGCTGCGTGCGATCGCTTTAAGGCATGGAATAACCAGCAAACCGGGTTATTCACCTTTCCCAATAGCCCGTTACATCATGGGTTGTATCAAAAATTTGGATTTTGGCCCCATTACTTAACAATGGTGATGGGAAAAACAGTCAACTCCCACCAAGCGGTTTCTAACGAAGCACAATTTTCCCAACTCACCCCCTCGCAACAACAGGAATGCTTACAAGCCTGTAGGGAATTAACCGATAGCCTTTATCTCGGTTTGGATGTATCTGGGGAAATTCAAATTGTTTCTAGCCTCAACCTCGGCGATACCCTATTGTTATGGGATGAGTCTGGGTTGGCGGGTTTTGCCGTTTGCCACTGGGGGGCGGGAACGGAAGCCGGAAGCGATACCTGTTATGTTAAGTTTGGGGCCGTCCGACCGGGAAGGCAAGCAGGCGATCGCTTTGAGCAACTCCTCAACTTGTGCGAAGCTGTCACCGCTACCCAAGGTTTATCGCGCCTAGTGGCGGGTGTCAATTCTGGACGACAAGCCGCTTACCAGCAAATGTTTAACCAAGGTTTCCGCACAGAAGTGACAGGCGTTACCATGCTTCAACCCCACGACGGGGGTTATAACCGCCCCGATATTTTTGCCCTAGATGACTGGCGGTAG
- the speY gene encoding deoxyhypusine synthase, with translation MSKLLNHRIAPSPMPTEIGVVDLIDGYFTAYNSARLREICHLLTREVMQPGVTVGVSLSGAMTPAGFGVGVLAPLIRNGFIDWMISTGANLYHDMHYGLGMSLYAGSPFADDVKLRDEGRIRIYDIVFGYDVLLQTDAFIREILRAPAFQKRMGTAEFHYLLGKYVWEVEKRLGVQNSCLLATAYECGVPIYTSSPGDSSIGMNVAALALEGSQLVIDPSLDVNETAAIAYGARESGIPEVEGKSAAVIIGGGSPKNFLLQTQPQLHEVLGLEERGHDYFVQITDARPDTGGLSGATPSEAVSWGKVDPNELPSTIVCYTDSTIALPIITAYVMQQCQPRSLKRLYDRREELLAKLREDYEAAKRQPVELPPIPIFEEVETEPVATYPCGTPIRKKRH, from the coding sequence ATGTCAAAACTACTCAACCATAGAATTGCACCCTCCCCCATGCCCACTGAGATCGGCGTCGTCGATCTAATTGACGGTTATTTTACCGCTTATAATTCAGCGCGGCTGCGGGAAATTTGTCACCTGTTGACTCGCGAAGTCATGCAACCGGGCGTTACAGTCGGCGTGAGTTTATCGGGAGCCATGACACCTGCCGGGTTTGGCGTAGGTGTATTAGCCCCCTTGATCCGCAACGGGTTCATTGACTGGATGATCAGCACGGGTGCGAACCTGTACCACGATATGCACTACGGACTGGGGATGAGCTTGTATGCAGGCAGTCCGTTTGCTGATGATGTTAAACTGCGCGACGAAGGCAGAATTCGGATTTATGACATCGTGTTTGGCTACGATGTGCTGTTGCAAACCGATGCCTTTATTCGGGAAATCTTACGCGCTCCTGCTTTCCAAAAGCGCATGGGAACCGCAGAATTTCACTATTTGTTAGGTAAGTATGTTTGGGAAGTGGAAAAACGCTTAGGCGTTCAAAATTCCTGCCTGCTGGCGACTGCTTACGAATGTGGCGTCCCCATCTACACCTCTTCGCCTGGGGATAGTTCCATTGGCATGAACGTAGCTGCATTGGCGCTGGAAGGATCTCAGTTGGTTATCGATCCTTCTTTAGATGTTAACGAAACAGCAGCGATCGCCTATGGGGCCCGCGAGTCGGGTATTCCGGAAGTCGAAGGCAAAAGTGCTGCTGTGATTATCGGGGGTGGCAGTCCCAAGAACTTCTTGCTGCAAACCCAACCCCAACTTCACGAAGTTTTAGGCTTGGAAGAACGGGGACACGACTACTTTGTCCAAATTACTGATGCACGTCCCGATACGGGCGGTTTGTCGGGTGCAACGCCTTCGGAAGCAGTCAGTTGGGGTAAAGTTGACCCGAATGAACTCCCCAGTACGATTGTTTGCTACACCGATAGCACGATCGCACTACCCATTATTACCGCCTATGTGATGCAGCAATGCCAGCCGCGATCGCTCAAGCGTCTTTACGATCGTCGCGAAGAATTACTCGCTAAACTTCGGGAAGACTACGAAGCCGCAAAACGCCAGCCAGTCGAGCTTCCCCCCATCCCTATCTTTGAAGAGGTTGAAACGGAACCCGTCGCCACCTATCCTTGTGGCACTCCGATCCGCAAAAAACGTCACTAA
- the cobO gene encoding cob(I)yrinic acid a,c-diamide adenosyltransferase — translation MDRSSSPGSLTSEQYRQKMQRRKEVQEQHLAQASQEKGLIVVNTGNGKGKTTAALGMVLRSLGHGYRVAIVQFIKGAWEPAEKQAFSPWVPHQLEFRAMGEGFTWETQDRDRDIEKATQAWETALEYILNPEFKLVLLDEINVALKLGYLDVDTVLAGVKRKPEQTHAILTGRGAPPQLIEQADLVTEMTLIKHPFREQGIKAQPGIEF, via the coding sequence ATGGATCGGTCATCTTCTCCTGGTTCCCTCACATCCGAACAGTACCGCCAGAAAATGCAGCGCCGCAAGGAAGTTCAGGAACAACACCTCGCGCAGGCTTCCCAAGAAAAGGGGCTAATTGTGGTCAATACTGGAAATGGCAAGGGTAAAACCACTGCGGCTTTAGGAATGGTACTGCGATCGCTCGGACATGGCTATCGGGTGGCGATCGTCCAGTTTATCAAAGGCGCTTGGGAACCGGCGGAGAAACAGGCGTTTAGCCCTTGGGTTCCGCATCAATTGGAGTTTCGCGCAATGGGGGAAGGCTTTACCTGGGAAACTCAAGATCGCGATCGCGATATCGAAAAAGCAACCCAGGCGTGGGAAACTGCCCTAGAGTACATTCTCAACCCCGAATTTAAGCTCGTTTTGTTAGATGAGATTAATGTCGCCCTCAAGCTGGGTTATTTGGATGTCGATACCGTATTGGCAGGGGTGAAGCGCAAGCCAGAACAAACTCATGCGATCTTAACCGGACGCGGTGCGCCACCTCAACTGATCGAGCAAGCTGACCTAGTAACGGAAATGACCTTAATTAAACACCCTTTCCGCGAACAGGGGATTAAGGCGCAACCCGGAATTGAGTTTTAA
- a CDS encoding AAA family ATPase, translating to MEILSVQLENFKSHRQSYFEFEAGTNAICGENGAGKTSILEAIAWTLFNYSDYSKEELIRKGCSQAQVVVKFISSLDGRTYQIQRCTKRGYELYDPQLKRKLDYTKVEDVTLWLRQHLGVGQNTELSKLFSETIGIPQGTLTTDFLRKPGDRKKIFDPILKVEEYKQAYTQGRDLENHAKLQVSQLEQAINHYELQLQNWDELQHESQQLILAIEADEVELETLTQQLAVLKQTRDEFAQLAKTIQSLESRLQTAKAQISSQLQANRIRQQSLEKAQESSQICTSTRPGYLAYQEAEAKFQQFTKLQSERQTLLQQRERYVQRLNQSEIDLQLLQDKVNRAQDYQAQLDRFQPLIERQETYELECIQQEKSLQEVQSAQRDKQRVEAELLQLQDKLTVLQEIIEKLRSLEAIVRQIPELEKQQNTVSEKLSRIAAAQQFKESLSELVKRSEQKRDRYLIKLQQTLQQLDSYPQLQAQVKNTLELADLSHAEMLESLQAILSDLHQQTSLQQLQQHLESLQGQLNTAYQCRTDFASLTAKLQDQKQLGTEIQERRSHLSKLTLQVTQEPEIVKQLEATRQQLAALKNPRAQAELLAQEIQQLANIQQKYSSAQQLKEKLLQEIQTLEEQLRTFDELDRQIEECNQIKTQHQPQYLDYLKHEEAAQHCPRLEAELQSAIAQLQDLENQHQALQVERDSLTASFDPQQQENLETEYHLKFQQQAQIQGSLAPKRSELARIQQQIEQYKILAQERDRAATRLEKCQQTLKFITDSRSFYNQASPRITKFYLEEISREADKLFRELLNRQNVALEWTEDYEIVVQEDGHRRGFKSLSGGEQMCAALAVRLALLRIIADIDIAFFDEPTTNMDLPRRRQLADALARLSGSGSQIQTFRQLFVISHDDTFENLSHFIHVRRDASVSVELD from the coding sequence ATGGAAATTCTCTCCGTTCAACTGGAAAATTTTAAGTCTCATCGCCAAAGCTATTTTGAGTTTGAGGCGGGAACCAATGCGATCTGCGGGGAAAATGGGGCAGGAAAAACCAGTATCCTAGAAGCGATCGCTTGGACGTTGTTTAACTACAGCGACTACAGCAAGGAGGAGTTGATCCGCAAAGGCTGTTCTCAAGCCCAAGTTGTGGTTAAATTTATTTCCAGTTTGGATGGGAGAACCTACCAAATTCAACGCTGTACTAAGCGCGGCTACGAACTCTACGATCCTCAACTGAAGCGCAAGTTAGATTACACAAAGGTTGAGGATGTCACCCTCTGGTTGCGCCAACATCTGGGGGTAGGGCAAAATACGGAACTATCAAAGTTATTTTCAGAAACGATTGGAATTCCTCAAGGAACGCTGACGACGGATTTTTTGAGGAAACCGGGCGATCGCAAAAAGATTTTTGACCCGATTTTGAAGGTTGAAGAGTATAAGCAGGCTTATACTCAAGGAAGGGATTTAGAAAATCACGCCAAGCTTCAAGTTAGCCAACTCGAACAAGCTATTAATCATTACGAACTACAATTACAAAATTGGGACGAACTGCAACACGAAAGCCAGCAACTCATTTTAGCAATTGAAGCAGATGAGGTTGAACTAGAAACGCTAACTCAACAATTGGCAGTATTAAAACAAACGCGAGATGAATTTGCTCAACTTGCTAAAACGATTCAATCGTTAGAAAGTCGCTTGCAAACGGCAAAGGCTCAAATTTCTAGTCAATTACAAGCCAATCGAATTCGCCAGCAATCTCTAGAAAAAGCACAGGAAAGCTCGCAAATTTGTACCTCTACTCGTCCGGGATATTTAGCCTATCAAGAGGCTGAAGCTAAATTTCAGCAATTCACCAAGCTTCAATCTGAACGTCAGACTCTTCTTCAACAACGAGAACGATATGTTCAACGCTTAAATCAATCTGAAATTGATTTACAATTGCTTCAAGATAAGGTCAATCGCGCTCAAGACTACCAAGCCCAACTCGACCGCTTTCAACCTTTAATTGAACGTCAAGAAACCTATGAGTTGGAATGCATTCAACAAGAAAAATCGTTGCAAGAGGTTCAATCCGCTCAACGGGATAAACAGAGGGTAGAAGCAGAACTTTTGCAACTGCAAGACAAGCTGACTGTTCTTCAGGAAATTATTGAAAAACTCCGCAGTTTAGAAGCAATCGTTCGCCAAATTCCAGAGTTAGAAAAACAACAAAATACAGTTAGCGAAAAGCTCAGTCGGATCGCCGCCGCCCAACAATTTAAGGAGAGTTTATCGGAGTTAGTCAAGCGGAGCGAACAAAAGCGCGATCGCTATTTAATTAAACTGCAACAAACTCTACAACAACTCGATTCTTATCCTCAACTCCAAGCTCAGGTTAAAAATACTCTTGAATTAGCCGATCTGTCTCATGCAGAGATGTTAGAATCTCTCCAGGCAATTCTTAGCGATCTGCATCAGCAAACGTCTCTTCAACAGCTTCAGCAGCATTTAGAATCGCTACAAGGACAACTGAATACGGCTTATCAATGTCGAACCGATTTTGCCAGTTTAACCGCAAAATTACAAGACCAAAAGCAGCTAGGAACCGAGATTCAAGAGCGGCGATCGCACCTAAGCAAGCTCACTCTTCAGGTAACACAAGAACCAGAGATTGTCAAGCAATTAGAAGCCACTCGCCAACAACTCGCCGCCTTAAAAAATCCCCGCGCTCAAGCCGAACTTCTCGCCCAAGAAATTCAACAACTCGCCAACATTCAACAAAAATATAGCAGCGCGCAACAGCTTAAAGAAAAGCTCCTGCAAGAGATTCAAACCCTAGAAGAACAACTGCGTACTTTTGACGAACTCGATCGTCAAATTGAAGAATGCAATCAAATCAAGACTCAACATCAACCCCAATATTTAGACTACCTCAAACACGAAGAAGCCGCCCAACATTGTCCCCGACTTGAAGCCGAATTGCAAAGCGCGATCGCCCAACTGCAAGACTTAGAAAATCAGCACCAAGCCTTACAAGTCGAACGCGATAGTTTAACAGCCAGTTTCGATCCACAACAGCAAGAAAACCTCGAAACCGAATATCACCTCAAATTTCAACAACAGGCTCAAATTCAAGGCAGCCTTGCCCCCAAACGCAGCGAATTGGCTCGAATTCAACAGCAAATCGAGCAGTATAAAATACTCGCACAAGAGCGCGATCGCGCAGCCACGCGGCTCGAAAAATGCCAACAAACGCTCAAATTTATTACCGACTCTCGGAGCTTTTATAACCAAGCCTCGCCCCGAATCACAAAATTCTACCTCGAAGAAATTTCTCGCGAAGCCGATAAGCTTTTCCGCGAACTCCTCAACCGTCAAAATGTTGCCTTAGAGTGGACAGAAGATTACGAAATTGTTGTCCAAGAAGACGGACATCGGCGCGGTTTTAAAAGCTTGTCTGGCGGCGAACAGATGTGTGCTGCACTGGCAGTTCGGTTAGCGCTCCTCCGTATCATTGCTGATATTGATATTGCGTTTTTTGACGAACCGACAACCAATATGGATCTCCCGCGTCGCCGTCAGCTAGCCGATGCGCTCGCAAGGCTCTCAGGAAGCGGCAGTCAAATCCAAACCTTCCGTCAGCTTTTTGTGATTAGCCATGACGATACCTTTGAAAATCTCTCGCATTTTATCCATGTTCGGCGCGATGCTTCGGTGTCTGTAGAATTGGACTGA